A genomic window from Cricetulus griseus strain 17A/GY chromosome 4, alternate assembly CriGri-PICRH-1.0, whole genome shotgun sequence includes:
- the LOC107978927 gene encoding 40S ribosomal protein S15a-like, with amino-acid sequence MLRRGKHQVLIRPCSKVIIRFLTVMMKHGYIGEFEIIDDHRAGKIVMNLTGRLNKCGVISPRFDVPLKDLEKWQNNLLPSHQFGFTILTTSAGIMDHKQAR; translated from the coding sequence atgctgaggagaggcaaaCACCAAGTCCTCatcaggccctgctccaaagtcATCATTCGGTTCCTAACTGTGATGATGAAGCATGGTTACATTGGTGAATTTGAAATCATAGATGACCACAGAGCTGGGAAAATTGTCATGAACCTCACAGGCAGGTTGAACAAATGTGGAGTGATCAGCCCTAGATTTGATGTGCCActcaaagacctagaaaaatggcAGAACAATCTGCTCCCATCCCATCAGTTTGGCTTCACTATCCTGACAACCTCAGCTGGCATCATGGACCATAAACAAGCAAGATAA